A single Pedobacter sp. PACM 27299 DNA region contains:
- a CDS encoding NADP-dependent oxidoreductase, producing MKAIVLKGFGGTENFEFTEDIAVPEVGPEDVLVKIEATAFNPIDYQMRKGMPESNRIHSPVLGREFSGIVVSVGAAVTRFIPGQAVFAGSGSMGSNGTYAEYIVVPESILALKPRNISFQEAAAIPVVYLTALQILDRLPLDPTPSILLTGAAGGVGLSLMKLLLAGGHTNLVLTAGNPKSQDVLIANGASASQIVDYHHEDLAQLVLIKNQGAPFDVCIDLVGLEMSELCAQVIRVNGSYADVTAFETAKARSDFFDKGATVYHISNYAYSLSGNFKWYGAQLDRIAEMMENKSITAPPILLFESFSTQSVADAHRILEENNTNGKKIVMNIY from the coding sequence ATGAAAGCAATCGTCTTAAAAGGCTTCGGTGGAACCGAAAACTTTGAATTTACCGAGGATATAGCAGTTCCAGAAGTCGGCCCGGAAGACGTATTAGTGAAGATTGAAGCCACAGCATTCAATCCAATAGATTATCAAATGAGAAAAGGGATGCCAGAAAGCAATAGGATACATTCTCCTGTTTTAGGCAGAGAGTTTTCAGGCATTGTGGTCAGTGTTGGTGCTGCGGTTACTCGATTTATTCCGGGACAAGCGGTATTTGCTGGATCTGGCAGCATGGGTTCTAATGGCACTTATGCAGAATATATTGTCGTTCCAGAAAGTATCCTGGCCCTGAAACCCAGAAACATTAGTTTTCAGGAAGCAGCTGCTATTCCCGTAGTTTATTTAACGGCGCTTCAGATCCTAGACCGTTTGCCGCTCGATCCAACACCCAGTATTCTGCTGACAGGAGCAGCCGGAGGGGTTGGGCTATCCCTGATGAAATTGTTGCTTGCTGGCGGACATACCAATCTGGTACTCACTGCAGGAAATCCTAAAAGTCAGGATGTCCTTATCGCTAACGGAGCATCGGCATCACAGATTGTCGACTACCATCACGAAGATCTAGCGCAGCTGGTGCTCATTAAAAATCAAGGAGCACCCTTTGATGTATGTATTGATCTGGTAGGCTTGGAGATGTCGGAATTATGTGCTCAGGTAATCCGGGTAAATGGCAGCTATGCAGATGTAACGGCCTTCGAAACTGCAAAAGCCAGATCGGACTTTTTTGATAAAGGAGCAACAGTATATCATATTTCAAACTATGCTTACTCCCTTTCTGGTAATTTCAAATGGTATGGAGCTCAATTAGATCGTATCGCAGAAATGATGGAAAACAAAAGTATTACTGCGCCTCCAATTTTACTTTTTGAATCATTTAGTACCCAGTCTGTTGCAGATGCCCATCGCATTCTGGAAGAAAATAATACGAATGGAAAAAAAATAGTGATGAATATCTACTGA
- a CDS encoding winged helix-turn-helix transcriptional regulator produces the protein MATIKDKGITTEATCAQERLAIHDTFDILGGKWRLRILRYLNGRLEENNTFKKIQREVENISAKMLTKELQELERNGLVSRTPQDTRPITVSYAITEYGKTVVPLTERIAQWGLDHRMKIKEETKS, from the coding sequence ATGGCCACCATCAAAGATAAAGGCATCACAACAGAGGCGACCTGCGCGCAGGAAAGGCTTGCCATACACGACACTTTCGATATATTAGGCGGTAAATGGAGGCTCAGGATTTTGCGTTATCTGAATGGCAGACTGGAGGAAAACAATACGTTCAAAAAGATCCAGCGGGAGGTTGAAAACATATCTGCGAAGATGCTGACCAAAGAACTGCAAGAATTGGAGCGCAATGGCCTGGTTAGTAGAACCCCTCAGGATACCCGCCCCATCACCGTGAGTTATGCCATTACGGAATATGGTAAAACTGTAGTCCCTTTAACGGAGCGCATTGCACAATGGGGATTAGACCATAGAATGAAAATAAAAGAAGAGACAAAATCATGA